From Anopheles coluzzii chromosome 3, AcolN3, whole genome shotgun sequence, the proteins below share one genomic window:
- the LOC120956480 gene encoding chondroitin proteoglycan 1-like, with protein MQRFLIFAALIAAASAQLCKNTGDLVPNPINCKQFFMCRTGRTILFTCPDNTLFNPRTLACDSTNKVRCEPGDIPTSILTSSLKALPANIEHTVTACINQPVATLLSNTADCSRFYQCSITGAINFQCPAGTLFDAYRKMCVERDVAICGTVGMPNPPLVPSVPIQPPSLPIVPPSQPIMPPSLPIVPPVPMPMPQPQPPSNLNSLQMLCRGKPLGAKIRNPSNCSEYVNCIGTTILRFTRCPIGTSFDDVRKICDWVQNVQC; from the exons ATGCAACGCTTTCTAATTTTCGCGGCTTTGATCGCCGCAGCGAGCGCACAG CTCTGCAAGAACACCGGAGATCTGGTGCCCAACCCGATCAACTGCAAGCAGTTCTTCATGTGCCGTACCGGGCGCACCATTCTATTCACCTGCCCGGACAACACGCTGTTCAACCCGCGCACGCTGGCCTGTGACTCCACCAACAAGGTACGCTGCGAGCCCGGCGATATCCCGACGAGCATTCTGACCTCCTCGCTCAAGGCACTGCCGGCGAACATCGAGCACACCGTGACGGCGTGCATCAACCAGCCCGTCGCGACCCTGCTGTCCAACACTGCCGACTGTAGCCGCTTCTACCAGTGCTCGATTACGGGCGCCATCAACTTCCAGTGTCCCGCTGGCACGCTGTTCGATGCTTACCGCAAGATGTGCGTAGAGCGCGATGTGGCCATCTGTGGAACGGTTGGCATGCCGAACCCACCCCTAGTGCCTTCGGTACCGATCCAGCCGCCGTCCCTTCCGATCGTTCCGCCATCGCAACCGATCATGCCACCATCGCTGCCGATCGTCCCACCAGTGCCCATGCCCATGCCCCAGCCCCAGCCGCCAAGCAACCTGAACAGCCTGCAGATGCTGTGCCGTGGAAAGCCACTCGGAGCGAAGATCCGCAACCCGTCCAACTGTTCGGAGTACGTGAACTGTATCGGTACCACTATCCTTCGCTTCACCCGTTGCCCTATCGGAACGTCCTTCGACGATGTGCGCAAGATCTGCGACTGGGTCCAGAATGTCCAGTGCTAA